The genomic DNA TTCAAGCAGTGTTGAAGTCAAAATTACTGTGAAGTCGCCGTTACAAATTGCAGAACCCCTTTCGGATGATGACATCGCATCTTGGCTGTCAGATAGTGAATTGGGGACTCGCATTGAGTCGGACACTGCGACTTATGATACCCCTTCCGTACCTCCTCCACGCGATGCCCCAAGCGTTGAAGATACGGCTCCGAAAATACGTCGCCCGACTTTTGCATCGGTCGCAGAGGAAGCCAAAGACATTATCAGGCGGCACTTCGAAGGACTCGAACAGGATTGATTCATCCGGTCCGAGATCTCCACAACGAACTCCTCTGTTGAATATGCTGAGTATGGAAACGTAATGCGAATTATTGCTGGGAAATATCGAAGACGAAAGCTGCAAACGAACCCGGGATTGACCACCAGGCCGATTACGGATCGGGTGAAGGAAGCCCTGTTTGAGAACATTCATCAACGTGTCGATGGAAAACGGGTTGCCGACATCTTCGCGGGGACCGGGACGATTGGTCTCGAGGCTCTTTCGCGAGGAGCAACGAGCGTGACCTTCATCGAGAAGGATCGCAAAGCCCTCCAACTGCTCAAGGAAAACGTTGCCACACTTGACTGCAAAGAGGACGTTCTCGTCTGGCCAGCGGACGTCCTTCGCTGTTCTTACCGTCCCAAGGGGGACCGTATTGCGGACTTCGTTCCCTGGGAAGTGGTCTTCTTCGATCCGCCATATCAAATGGTCCGAGACATCATCCCCGGGAAACCATTGTGGACCTCCTTAAAGCGGCTAGCCAAAGAAGAATCAACAGCCGAAAACGCCACGCTGATCTTACGGGTTCCCAAGCGTGCTGAATTCGAACTCCCCGAAGAGTGGGCGGTCAACTGGTCAATGACCATGTCCGGGATGACAATCCACATCTGCGAAAAGATGTCCGGCACAGCGGCTGAAACAGAGCCGCCATCGGAGACGCCGTAACTCTTCGTAACGCGTACTCTTCTTGAAGCATCTTTTGAATTGGTCTTCCGTGTCGATATCTCCCCCGGTGAGTCACCACCGGGGGAGACCATCGACCACTCAAAATGCAGGAATATTACTGCGGACAAATCGTTAATTGACTTTAGAACAATTTCGAACCGGTTTGCAGAATTTGCCTCGTGGCGAACAGCATTTTTTCTAGAGAAACGCGTTCTTCACGGGCACACGGTAGAGCAAACTGCTCTAGAAGTCGCTGATGACTTCTCCACCGCTGCGAGTTGCCAGCGATTGAAAAACGCCTTCGTCAATGTTCTCGCTGATGAAAACAACATGACCATCACCCAGAACGAACTGAGCTCCCCCAACGTGAGAACTTCCGAAGTCTTCAGGGTGGTGATGAAAGTTCGGGGGATGTTCCGCATGACCAACCATGCGAGCTATTTCTTCTTCAACTTCAGGGAGAGCTCCTGACCAGGTGCCGTAGAATTTTTCACCAGTCGTCGTGTCCGTGAATGTTGTTCTCTCTCCAACAATGATTGTTGAACTCGATCCATCAGTGAAGTCGCGAAACCTGATTTTGCTGTTGTGGAAGAAAGCACCGTCACTGACGCATTGTCCGGACGAAGTGACCGGTGCAGTCCCCGGAGCATTTTCACAACCATGGAGTTCAACTGTTCCAAACACAGCCGGGTAGTTAAACGTCGCTAATTCAATGTCGGCCCCATTCCTGTCCTGGATTGTGAAGACATCCGGTTTCGGATCGCTCGGACATTGGTACGTTGAGAGGGAGCTGTTGAGAAACTGGCGATTTGGTGCAGCGTCCATTGGAAAAGAGAAATTAAATTGATTGTAAAGAGGAGCCTGGTCCAGGAATGGAAGCAACATCGTTCCCCAACCGAAGCCACTTTCTCCTTCTGGGTTGGCCATTCCGTTTTGAACACCAATCCACCCGGACGGGAAGCATCCGTGGACATCATGGTAATTATGCAAGGCGAGGCCAATTTGCTTCATGTTGTTCTTGCAACTGGATCGGCGAGCCGCTTCACGGGCTTGCTGGACCGCAGGCAGCAGCAACGCCACTAAGATCGCAATGATTGCAATCACTACGAGTAGTTCGATGAGCGTAAAACCCTTTTTGCGTCGGGCAGACATAAGAAACTCCAAAGTCAATAAATAAAGGTACGTATATGAAGATGTCGTTGATGGCAGAAATTCTGCGATCAGAAAAATTATGATGATTCGATACATGCACACCCACGCGCCCGGACAGAGAACTGGCGCAGGCGAATTAGGATTGTGGGCTTTGTCCCGTGCATAGGAGACTATTGAGAGTTGGAATGGATTCAGAAAAGAGAATCGATCACAGATGGATCATGATTCACTTGTTGATAGAAACCTTCCAACGGCTCTTTCATATCCAACATGCGCACCGATACAGCCTTGGTGTGATGTTGAATCGTACTCCTTGACGTCACCAAGCAATTTGCGCATGCAAATTGAGAACAGCGAGAGCGGCGACGGGACTACGAAAGAACAGGTGGTCCGCGAACGAATGCTCGGTATTGCGACGGAGCAGAGAAGAAGATCGCGACAGCATCAATCGCAAATTCGACTGATTCGGTGCCAGAGATTTCGATGTCGCACGAAAGAGTGCTGGCACGTTCTGTGAGAAAGCTACAAATGTGGCAATCCTCAGCCGGGTGCGGATGAGGATGTGGACAGGTCGGTTTCCCGTCAGCAGCTGCAGGATGAGCGTGCCCATGCGAATGACAGCACCCATGTGAATGGGCTTGCTGATCTGCTTGTGTCTTAGAGTGGTGGTGAGAGTGGCCATGCTCTTGATGAGCTTCGGCATGCTCCGTCTGGGCGTGTGACTCAAGTGATTCAACAACATGGAGCAGAGGCGAGTGCAACCATTGGGTCGCTAGCAGCATTGCGAATGACGCAATGGCTAGCACTTTTCCCAATTGTGTGTGGAATCGCCGCATGGTGCTTGATTCGTTCTCACATTATCTGAATGTGTGGTCGTCAACAGAGAAGTCGTGTGCTGATCGTTCAGTACACAGCCGCTACATAGTATTCGTCATTATGACAACGAAGAGTAGGGGGAGATTATGAATTATGCGTTAAGTTCAACTTCAGTTGGAAGTTTTTTCAAAAATTCGAAATCGAGCCAACTTTAATTTTTGCAACCAGAATTGTAGCAAAACCCAGAGCGTGGTGCATCCATATTTTACGCATCGCCGGAAGTTGATGCTTGATGCTTCGTCGAAATAACGGACTGGGACAGGAATATCTCCCAACTTGAAGCCGAAGTGGACAGCCTGTGCCAGAAATTGACTGTCAAAGGCAAAATCGTTCGTGTTGTTCCTCCACGGAATCGTCTCCAGTACTTCTCGACGATATGCCCGGAAGCCGCTGTGAAAATCTCCGAGGTTCTGTCCCAAGGCGATATTTTCAGTGAGCGTTAAACAGCGGTTGGCGACATATTTCCACGCAGGCATTCCTCCGTCGATCGCTTCGCGTCGGGTTCGAATTCTCGATCCCAGAACGACATCACAGATCTTCAGCTTCATCACCTCGACTGCAGCTCCAATCATTCGCGCATCGTATTGATAATCGGGATGGATCATCACGATATAATCCGCGCCATTCTCCAAAGCTCGAGTGTAGCAGGACTTCTGATTCCCGCCGTATCCTAGATTGTGTTCGTGAGCAATGACCGTCAGCCCTAAGCTCTTCGCAAGCTCGACTGTGTTGTCGCTGCTGCAATCGTCGACGAGGATAATTTCGTCAACGAGACTTTTGGAGATGTCAGCGACTGTCCGTTCCAGTGTCGCTTCTGCATTATAAGCCGGCATGACAGCGATCACACGATGCGAACTGGCATCTCGGAGATTCGCAGCTTCAGATTCTGTAATCGCCTCGCTCACAGTATTCCTCGAGAATGCATTGGCTGCTCTGGCTTAAAACCAGATTCGTGGTGAATATACGAGTCGTATGCTCGCCAGCTTAAAATTTGTGCCCTTCTCGCGGGCCGTTTTTCGTGGTCGTCAGGACTTCTGGGCCCTCTTCTGTCATCAGAATGTGGTGCTCAAACTGTGCGGAGAGTGAGCCGTCTTCGGTAAGAACAGTCCAACCATCATCGAGTGGGGGTTGGGTGGCTGCGGCTCCCAAATTTAACATCGGTTCAATTGTAAACGATGTTCCTGGAACCAGAATTTCACTTCGACTTCTACGAAATGGAACGTGTGGGATGCCCGGCTCTTGGTGAAATTTCCGACCGATCCCATGTCCCTGATAATTCTCGACGACTCCAAAACCTTGCTCTCTCGCGAATTTCGTGATGGCCGCCCCAATTTCGATGACCGAGCAAAATGGATGTGTCGCATGAATTCCGATCCAAAGTGCATCAAACGTTCCCTGAACGAGTCGCCGCGCCTCGTCAGACACTTCACCAATCAGGAATGTTTCCGATTGGTCGCCGAACCAGCCATCAACAATCGTTGTGCAGTCAACGTTGACGATGTCACCATCTTGAAGCTCAACGTCATTCGGAATTCCGTGACAGACAACGTCATTCAAACTCGTGCAGATTGACTTGGGGTAACCGCTGTAGCCCAGGCATGCCGGGATATGACCGTGATCGCGAGTATATTGCTCAGCGAGTGCATCCAGGTGATTCGTGCTGACGCCAGCTTTGACGTGCGGTCTCAAAAAATCGAGCAATTCCGCGTTGAATCTTCCGGCTGCGCGCAGCCCTTCACGTTCCTCATCAGTATTGTATTGAGGGAATCTGGGGCGTTTTCGTATTGGTAACATTCGTCTCATGGGCTCTCTTTCAGGAAGACTCCATTGTGGTGGGCGTTCCATCATCCTTCAAGCCAGTCTAGACAGGTCTTCGAAACTGTCTCAATCGGGAATCAAAGCCACTTCTGAAATGGTCGGAAAAAAACGAAAAAAAAGACGTTCAAAATCAACGCTCGGCAATCATCAGCGAGGTTGGCTGTGGGGAAGGCATGCCGTGCTGGAAACATTACGTGCAGGACGTTGGCGACCTTACGAATTACTGGTCTGTG from Thalassoglobus polymorphus includes the following:
- the rsmD gene encoding 16S rRNA (guanine(966)-N(2))-methyltransferase RsmD, whose protein sequence is MRIIAGKYRRRKLQTNPGLTTRPITDRVKEALFENIHQRVDGKRVADIFAGTGTIGLEALSRGATSVTFIEKDRKALQLLKENVATLDCKEDVLVWPADVLRCSYRPKGDRIADFVPWEVVFFDPPYQMVRDIIPGKPLWTSLKRLAKEESTAENATLILRVPKRAEFELPEEWAVNWSMTMSGMTIHICEKMSGTAAETEPPSETP
- a CDS encoding DUF1559 domain-containing protein, with product MSARRKKGFTLIELLVVIAIIAILVALLLPAVQQAREAARRSSCKNNMKQIGLALHNYHDVHGCFPSGWIGVQNGMANPEGESGFGWGTMLLPFLDQAPLYNQFNFSFPMDAAPNRQFLNSSLSTYQCPSDPKPDVFTIQDRNGADIELATFNYPAVFGTVELHGCENAPGTAPVTSSGQCVSDGAFFHNSKIRFRDFTDGSSSTIIVGERTTFTDTTTGEKFYGTWSGALPEVEEEIARMVGHAEHPPNFHHHPEDFGSSHVGGAQFVLGDGHVVFISENIDEGVFQSLATRSGGEVISDF
- a CDS encoding glycosyltransferase family 2 protein, whose protein sequence is MPAYNAEATLERTVADISKSLVDEIILVDDCSSDNTVELAKSLGLTVIAHEHNLGYGGNQKSCYTRALENGADYIVMIHPDYQYDARMIGAAVEVMKLKICDVVLGSRIRTRREAIDGGMPAWKYVANRCLTLTENIALGQNLGDFHSGFRAYRREVLETIPWRNNTNDFAFDSQFLAQAVHFGFKLGDIPVPVRYFDEASSINFRRCVKYGCTTLWVLLQFWLQKLKLARFRIFEKTSN
- the map gene encoding type I methionyl aminopeptidase yields the protein MRRMLPIRKRPRFPQYNTDEEREGLRAAGRFNAELLDFLRPHVKAGVSTNHLDALAEQYTRDHGHIPACLGYSGYPKSICTSLNDVVCHGIPNDVELQDGDIVNVDCTTIVDGWFGDQSETFLIGEVSDEARRLVQGTFDALWIGIHATHPFCSVIEIGAAITKFAREQGFGVVENYQGHGIGRKFHQEPGIPHVPFRRSRSEILVPGTSFTIEPMLNLGAAATQPPLDDGWTVLTEDGSLSAQFEHHILMTEEGPEVLTTTKNGPREGHKF